DNA from Acidobacteriota bacterium:
GAGGAGAACAGCCGCAGCTTGTTCTTCTCGATGGTGAACTTGATGCCCTTGGAACGCTCGGCCGAAAGCAGGGAGACGCGGCGGATGGCGTCGGCCAGCTCGGCCCGGCCGATCGCCAGGTGGGCCGGATTGTCCTTGGGGATGACGGCCTGGTAGTTGGGGAACTTGCTTTCGATGATGCGCGAGATGAGCGTCCGGGCCCCGACCCGGAAGAAAAGGTTGTTCTCGTCCAGATCAAAGGCGACCGTCTCGTCCTCGAGCTTGCGGATCTCGTTGAGCGTCTTCTTGGCCACGATGACGCTCAGCTCCTTGTCCAGCTTGAGCCCGTCCTCGGCCTTCTTGGTGTAGGACAGCCGGTGGCCGTCCGTGCTGATCAGCTCGACCTGCCGGTTCTTCAGGGCCAGCAGGGCGCCGTTCAGGTAGTAGCGCTGCTCCTGGGTAATGGCGTAAAAGACCCGGTCGATCATGTCCTTGACGTCCTGGAGCGGCAGGACGATCCCCTGGTCGAACCTGGCGTCCGGGACCTGGGGATAATCCTCCTTGGCCAGGCAGAGGACCTTGAATTCGCTGGCCCCGGCCCGGATCTCGAGCGTCTCGTCCTTGAGCTCGACCTCGACTTTCTGGCCGTCCGGCAGGGACTTGACGATCTCGAAGATCTTCTTGCCGTTGACCGTGATGGCCCCGGCCTTTTCGATGTCCGCCCCGATGTGGGTCCGCAGCCCGACCTCCAGGTCCGTGCCGACGAGCTCGATATCGTTGGCCGTGACGTTCATCAGGATGTTCGCCAGGATGGGCATCGTATTCCGTTTTTCGACGATGCCCTGCAGGATCTGCAGCTCTTCGAGGAACGTTTCCTTGGGGAGAGAGAATTTCATCGGCTCACCTTTCGCGACGCGCTTCTTGGCCCGTCATATTCTTTTTATTCTTATTATTTAATTCAGAACAACATCTAAATCAAGAAGAGTAATAAGAAAGTCCCCTGCAAATGTGCATAACCTCCGGAACCTCTTGATATTCCTCATTGGGCCAGGGTCATCAGGGTGTTGATGTGTTTGTTGAATTCGGGATCGTCGTTGCGCAGCTTCTCGATCTTGCGGATGCTGTGGATGACCGTGGTGTGATGTTTTCCACCGAATTTCTTGCCGATCTCCGGCAGCGACGAGTTGGTCATCTCCTTGGCCAGATACATGGCTATCTGGCGGGGCAGGGCGATCTTCGGCGAGTTGTTCTTGGCCTTGAGCTGGGAGGGCTTGATCTTGTATTCGTGGCAGACCAGCTTCTGGATCTTTTCCACAGTGACTATGCCGGCCGAGGAATCCAGGAGGCCCTTCAGGGCTTCCTTGGTCAGGTCGAGGTCGATGCGTTCGCCCTTGAGCGAGGCGAAGGCGATGACCCGGCGCATGTAGCCCTCGAGCTCGCGGATGTTCGTCTGGACCTTGTCGGCGATATAAAGGGCGACTGTCTCGGGCAGGGTGACGGCCTCGCCCTCGGCCTTTTTCTTGAGGATGGCGATGCGGGTCTCGATGTCCGGGGGCTTGAGGTCGGCGATCAGGCCCCATTCGAACCGGGAGCGGAAGCGCTCCTCGAGGTGGGGGATCTCTTTCGGGGGACAATCGCTGGAGATGACGATCTGTTTCTGGCTGTCATAAAGATGGTTGAAAGTGTGGAAAAATTCCTCTTTCGTCCGCTCCCGGCCGGCCAGATAGTGGATATCGTCCATCAGCAGCAGGTCCACGGTCCGGTATTTCTCGCGGAATTCCAGGACCTTGCTGTACTGGAGATGGTTGACCAGGTCGTTCATGAACTTCTCGGTCGTGACGTAGAGGATCTTGGCCTGGGGGTTCTGCTGCAGCGCGTAGTGGCCTATGGCGTTCATCAGGTGGGTCTTGCCCAGGCCGGCCCCGCCGTAGATGTAGAGGGGGTTGTAGGACTTGGCCGGGTTCTTGGACACGGCCGTGGCCGCGGCGTGGGCGAACTGGTTGCAGCTGCCGACGACGAAGTTCTCGAAGGTGTAATTGGGATTCAGGTTCGGGTTGACGGTCTGCCCCTGCTTGGTCTTCCGCTCGTCCGGCGACCGGCGCATGAACGCGGTCGGCGTGTCCTCGTGGATGTAGCGGATGTCGAGGGCCTGGCCGAAGAGGTCGCGGCAGGCCTCGGCGATGACGTTCGAATAATGAAAGGACAGCCAGTCCCGGAAGTAGGCGTTCGGGACCTTGACGTAGAGACAGTCCTGCTCCCGGCCGATGAAGGTCGTGGGGTCGAACCAAGTCTCGAAGGAGTTCGGATCGACCTTGGTTTCGACCGCCCGCAGGATCTGATTCCAAGGATTTTGATTTTCTTTAGGTTCCATGAGAGCCGTTCTGTTTTCCACAGATTTTTCCACATCTGTGGAAAATCCTCGCCCGGAAAGGCTATGACCCGGGGGAGGCCCGTGAATCATAGCACTCCGGGGGGCCGTTTTCAAGCGTTATTTTAGG
Protein-coding regions in this window:
- the dnaA gene encoding chromosomal replication initiator protein DnaA; this encodes MEPKENQNPWNQILRAVETKVDPNSFETWFDPTTFIGREQDCLYVKVPNAYFRDWLSFHYSNVIAEACRDLFGQALDIRYIHEDTPTAFMRRSPDERKTKQGQTVNPNLNPNYTFENFVVGSCNQFAHAAATAVSKNPAKSYNPLYIYGGAGLGKTHLMNAIGHYALQQNPQAKILYVTTEKFMNDLVNHLQYSKVLEFREKYRTVDLLLMDDIHYLAGRERTKEEFFHTFNHLYDSQKQIVISSDCPPKEIPHLEERFRSRFEWGLIADLKPPDIETRIAILKKKAEGEAVTLPETVALYIADKVQTNIRELEGYMRRVIAFASLKGERIDLDLTKEALKGLLDSSAGIVTVEKIQKLVCHEYKIKPSQLKAKNNSPKIALPRQIAMYLAKEMTNSSLPEIGKKFGGKHHTTVIHSIRKIEKLRNDDPEFNKHINTLMTLAQ
- the dnaN gene encoding DNA polymerase III subunit beta; this encodes MKFSLPKETFLEELQILQGIVEKRNTMPILANILMNVTANDIELVGTDLEVGLRTHIGADIEKAGAITVNGKKIFEIVKSLPDGQKVEVELKDETLEIRAGASEFKVLCLAKEDYPQVPDARFDQGIVLPLQDVKDMIDRVFYAITQEQRYYLNGALLALKNRQVELISTDGHRLSYTKKAEDGLKLDKELSVIVAKKTLNEIRKLEDETVAFDLDENNLFFRVGARTLISRIIESKFPNYQAVIPKDNPAHLAIGRAELADAIRRVSLLSAERSKGIKFTIEKNKLRLFSSNPEIGEARDRLAVEYKGPDLEIGFNAQYLLDFLTTVGSEKVAFELKDENSAVLLKPEPEEGLTNIYVLMPMKI